The Pseudomonas entomophila genome segment GGTGTCGCTGGTGCACCTGCGCGAAGAGCGCGAGCGCTACCTGTTCGAGCGCCAGGAACGCCAGGAGCGCAGCAGTGCCAGCGACCCGCATGCCGAAGTGCGGTGCCGCTACCTGGGGGCGGCGTTCCAGTTGCAGGACCGATTGTTCCTGGTCGACTACGAATCGTTGACCTTGAATGAGATGAGCCAGACCATCCTGATCCCCAGTTTCAAGAGCCGCATCAGCCGCCTCAATGGCCTGAAGATCGGTGTTTCCAGTGGCGACCGGCGCAACCCGGCCTGTACGCGCGTGGTCTGGGAGTATCTGGGGGAGGAGATCAACCGGATCAACGCATTCCGTCAGGTCAGGCTGTACCGCCCGGACGATCCCCGCATCGATGACGATATCCGTGATCGCCTGAGTGCCGGGATGATCAGCAACGGGTTGTTCGAGATCGAGTGAGCCACCCAAGCCTGTAGGAGCGGCTTCAGCCGCGATGTGGACATCGTGGCTTCTGGCTACCGCGCGGGTGATCGCGGCTGAAGCCGCTCCTACAGAATGAATGCACTCACCGCATCGGCCACCTGGTCCGCCACCTCCGGCCGGTCGCGCAGGTGCGCGGCGATGCCGTGGTCGCAATCGGTGAGCATCAGGCATTCCACATGGGGCGCCGGTACCGAGCGCAGCAAGGCGTGGGTGACTTCCTCGGGGATCGGACTGTAGCGCTCGACGCCGGCCAGCCAACGGGTGCCGGCCGAAGTGCCCGCGCCTTGGCCGTGGACCTTCGAGTTGAGCCCGTCGTACTCGCCTATCACCAGCAGTACCCGGCCCTTGAACTGGCGCAGGAAGGCGTAGCTGTCGCAATCGAGAAAGGCGAACGGCTTGCGGATCGCTTCAGTGAACGCGGGACCAAAGGGCGCGTCATGGGCCGCATCGGGATACACCGCCGGGCATATCAGCACCAGCTTGCGCACGCTTGGGCGCTGCGCAGCCAGCTTGAGGGCGATGGCGCCGCCCAGGCTGTGGCCGACCACCGTGTCGCTGCGAGCGTCGAGGTGCCGGTGGAAGCGCAGGGCTTCCTGTAGGTTGCTGGCCAGCGAGGCGTCCTTCGCCCCGGGCTCGCTGGCCAGGCTGTGGCCGGAGAGGTTGCCGGTCAGCGAACCGATACCCTGGCGCTGTAGGCGGTACAGCAGCGGATTGAGCCGGGTGAAGTCTGAGCGGGCGCCGCCCACCACGAATACCGGCGCCGCGCGCTCGCTGTCCGGGAGCAGCAGGCGGGCCTGCTGACGATAGCCGGCGAATGCCTCGTCGATGAAATGCTCCGCACCGGGGGCGGGTTCGTCGAATTGCCAGCGGCTGCGCTGCGGGATGGTCGATGCGGCGTCCATGGAGGTCTCCTTGAGCATGCTTGGCGTAGTATAAGTGGCTTCAGCAAAGGGGGAACCCGATGGGGGTAGCGGCAAATCGGCGCGAGGCAGGTCTGTGTTGGACTTCCCCAGGCGGAAACCGCAAAATGGCCCCTTTCCTCCTTCGACCTGAGCGGACCTGTTGACTCTATGCGTATGCGCCTGATGCTGTTGGGTGGTGGCAATGCCCTCGGGCAAGCGCTGATTCGCCTCGGGGCCGAGGAAGACATCGCGTTCCTGGCGCCACGCCCACCGGAAGGCGGCTGGGACCCGGCCACCCTGACGCTGCTGCTCGACGAGCACCGCCCTGATGCGCTGGTCAACCTGGCGTACTACTTCGACTGGTTCCAGGCCGAATCCGTCAGCGAGCAGCGCCTGGCCCAGCAGGAGCGCGCGGTGGAGCGGCTCGCCGAACTGTGCCAGCACCACGAGATCGTGCTGGTGCAGCCGTCCAGCTACCGCGTGTTCGACGGCTCGCGCGCCACCGCCTACAGCGAGAAGGATGAGCCGGTACCGCTCGGCCTGCGCGGCCAGGCCCTCTGGCGCATCGAACAAAGCGTGCGCGCCACCTGCCCGCAGCATGTGCTGCTGCGTTTCGGCTGGTTGCTGGATGAGAGCCTGGACGGCGCGCTCGGGCGATTCCTGACCCGTGCTGAACAACCCCAGGAACTGCTGCTGGCCGACGACCGCCGTGGCAACCCGACCCCAGTGGACGATGCCGCGCGAGTAATCCTGTCGGTGCTCAAGCAGCTCGACTGCAAGGCACCGCTGTGGGGCACCTATCACTACGCCGGCAACGAGGCCACCACACCGCTGGCGTTGGGCCAGGCGATCCTCGCCGAGGCCGTGCAGTGGCGCCAGCTGGCCGTGCAGCAGCCCACCGCGCAGGCCCACGCCGCGCGCCCGGATGCCAGTGAAGAGCCGCAGCATGCGGTGCTGGCCTGCAAGAAGATCCTTCACACCTTCGGCATCAAACCACGCGCCTGGCGCGCCGGCTTGCCGCCTCTACTGGACCGTTTCTACCGACATGGCTGACGCCCCCATCCTGATCACCGGCGGTGCCGGCTTCATCGGCTCCCACCTGTGCGATGCGTTGCTGGAAAAAGGCTACGCGGTACGCATCCTCGACGACCTGTCCACCGGCAAGCGCGACAATCTCCAATTGGGCCATCCGCGCCTCGAACTGCTCGAAGGCGACGTCGCCGATGCAGCCCTGGTGGCCAGGGCCGCCGCTGGCTGCCGCGCCGTGGTGCACCTGGCAGCGGTGGCTTCGGTGCAGGCTTCGGTGGAAGACCCGGTCAAGACCCACCAGAGCAACTTCATCGGCACCCTCAACGTGTGCGAGGCGATGCGTCTGAATGGCGTGCGGCGTGTACTGTTCGCCTCCAGTGCGGCGGTGTATGGCAATAACGGCGAGGGGCAGTCCATCGTCGAAGACACCCCCAAGGCGCCGCTGACCCCCTATGCCGTGGACAAGCTGGCCAGCGAGCAGTACCTGGACTTCTACCGCCGCCAGCATGGGCTGGAGCCGGTGGTGTTCCGCTTCTTCAATATCTTCGGGCCGCGCCAGGACCCGTCGTCGCCGTACTCCGGGGTGATCAGCATATTTTGCGAGCGCGCGCTGGGCGGCCAGCCGATCACCGTGTTCGGCGATGGCGAACAGACCCGTGACTTCCTGTATGTCGGGGATCTGGTCCAGGTGATGGTGCAGGCACTGGAGCAGGATGCGGTCGAAGAGGGCGCGGTGAATATCGGCTTGAACCAGGCAACCTCGCTGAACCAATTGCTGGCGGCACTGGAACAGGTGGTCGGTGCGCTGCCTGCGGTCAGCCATGGGCCAGCGCGTTCCGGCGACATCCGCCATTCCCGGGCGGACAACACGCGGTTGCTGGCGCGGTTCGATTTCCCCACGCCGACGCCATTCGCCGAGGGGCTGGCGCGGTTGCTCGGCAAGGCCTGATATCGGGTACCGCCTCACGTGAGGTTCGCCGGCAAGCCGGCTCCTACAGGAGCGCTCCTGGCCCTTGCCGGCGAACCGCTCACGAATGCCGAACAACGCGCCGGTGGCAATTATCCGGCCCTAGGGCCCGTCCATCCTTGGCCCGGACTTCCAGGGTTTCCAAGGGCTGGCCTCGATCATCGACCAGTTGCGAGCGTGATTCGCCTTCCGCGAACAGAAACCGCTCCCCCCACTGGCGCAGGCCGACCACGATCGGAAACACCGAGCGCCCCTTCTCGGTCAGCACATATTCCTTGTACGCGCTGCCATCGGACGCTGGTTGCTGGGCGAGCAGCCCTGCCTCGACCAGCAGTTTCAGGCGCGCGGCGAGGATGTTCTTCGCCAGCCCCAGGTTGCGCTGCAATTCACTGAAGCGCCGCAGGCCATCGAAGGTGTCGCGCAGGATCATCAGTGCCCAACGATCACCGATCACTTCAAGTGCGCGGGCCACGGGGCATTGCTGGTTGTTCTCGTCGAGCATCGGCTATTCCTTGGAGGATTCTGGTTGCAGATTAAAACCATATTTGCTAAAAGGCCAACATGTGGTTTCAATTTGAAACTAAATGAACAAGGACGGCGCCATGACCACCCAAACCCCTGTTGCACCGCGCATCACCCGGGGCCTGACCCTGCTACTGGCCATCGCCTGTGCGCTGGCGGTAGCGACGGTGTACCTCGCCCAGCCGCTGCTGGAGTCGATGACGGTCAGCCTGGGCGTGCCCATTGGGCAGGCTGGCCTGGTGGTCGGCGCGACCCAGGTTGGCTATGCCGTGGGCCTGTTGCTGCTGGTGCCGCTGGGTGATCTGCTCGACCGCAAACGGCTGATCCTCGGCCAGTTGCTGTGCTCCACGATGGCCTTGTTGGGCGTGGCGTTTTCCCAGCATTGGTTGGTGTTGCTGGGGGCCATGGCGATGGTCGGGTTGATGGCCGTGGTGGTGCAGGTGATGGTGGCGCATGCCGCCACATTGGCCACGCCCACCCAGCAAGGGCAGGTGGTGGGCTCGGTGACCAGCGGCGTGGTGCTGGGCATCTTGCTGGCCCGGCTGGTGGCCGGGGTTACCGCTGACTTGCTGGGCTGGCGCGGGGTGTATTTCGCTGCGGCGGGGCTAGGGCTACTGATGGTGCTGCTGCTGGGTTGGCGCCTGCCTGTCGCTCGACCGCTGGTGGCACGGCAGCGTTATGGGGCGTTGCTGGGCTCGACGTTCCGCTTGTACCGGAATGATCCGCTGCTGCGTCGGCGGGGCGTGCTCGCGCTGCTGGTCTTTGCCGCATTCAGCACGCTGTGGAGCGCGATGGTGCTGCCATTGAGCACGGCGCCGCTGGCGCTCGACCACACCCGGATCGGCCTGTTCGGCCTGGCGGGGCTTGCCGGTGCCCTGGCCGCTTCACGGGCTGGTCGCCTGGCTGACCGGGGCCTTGGCCAGCGCACCACTGGCCTGGCGCTTGGGCTGCTGACGTTGTCCTGGCTGCCGAGCGCATTCCTGGAGCAGTCGCTGCTGGCGCTGGTGATGGGCGTGCTGATGCTGGACCTGGCCGTGCAAGCGGTGCATGTGACCAACCAGAGCCTGCTGTTGAAGGGGCGCGGTGAGATGGCGAGCCGTTTGATCGGTGCGTACATGTGCTGCTATTCGATCGGTAGCGGGTTGGGGGCGGTCGTGGCGACCTGGGTGTATGGGCGGTGGGGATGGGGGGCGGTGTGCGGGCTGGGGGCGGGGGTCAGTGCGCTGGCCTGGTGTTGCTGGTTGATGCAACTGTGCTCTTGTAGGAGCCAGCTTGCTGGCGAACGCTAGAAGCTTCGCCAGCAAGCTGGCTCCTACAAGGGGAGCGGCGGAGGGTTAGAACTTGTAGCCGATGCCCACCATATAGACCCATGGGTCTACGTCCACGTCGACCTTGGTCTTGCCGACACCCAGGGCGCTCGGGCCGTCGATGGTGGCTTTGGTGTCGATGTCGACGTACCAGACCGCGGCGTTGAACAGCAGGTTGTCGGTGATCATGTAATCCATGCCCAGCTGGCCGGCGATACCGATCGAGTCCTGCAGCTTCATGTTGCTGAAGCCCTGGGCCTTGCGGTTGCTGCTCAGGTCTTCATCGAAGAACAGGGTGTAGTTGATGCCCACGCCCGCATAAGGCTGGAACTTCGAAGTGGGTTCCATCGGGTAGTACTGCAGCGACAGGGTCGGTGGCAGTTGCTTGATGTCGGCCAGCTTGCCGTCCAGGCCGGCACCCAGGCCCTTCACACCCACGGTGTGCTTGAACGGGGTGGCGGCCAGCAGCTCCAGGCCGATGTGGTCGGTGAGCATGTAGGCGAAGGCCAGGCCCAGTTGGGTGTCGCTGTCCAGGGTTGCCTTGGTGCCCGAAACCTTTGCGCCGTCGAGCTTGAGGTCGCCGCTGTTTTCGTTCGGCGCGGTGGTGATGGCGCCGGAACGGAGGATGAAATCCCCCGCCTGGTGGGCGTGGGCAACGGGCGCGGCGAGCGCCAGCGCGACGAGCGAGGCACTGAGCAAGGACTTGTTCATGGAAGCTCCCAAAGGACGTGAGTAATCGAGTAGTCCAATGGTACGAAGCTGACTAAACAGAAAGTTTGACCCAGCTCAACGAAGCGGTTTCACACAGTGGAACCTGTTCTCATTTCAGCTCGTAAGCGTAGATTTTCTCGGCCTCCATCTGGTAACCCGCGTCGGCCAGTTCGCTGCTGGAGGCCTTGACCTGCATCGTGCCTTCGATCCAGTAGGGTTGGTAGAGGTCTTCGACGCGCACGCCCATCTCGCTGAAAATGTGCACGATCTGGTTCGACGGCGGCGGTGGCACATGGATGCAGGCACCGTAGTAGGGCACCAGGAGGAACTCGGTGGTGCGACCCTCGTCGCTGACCTCCAGGGGCACGATGTAGCCGGGGATCTTCACTGGCTGGCCATCCAGCGCCTTGACCACCGGGGCGTTGGGCGCCTGCTGGCGGGCGGCGGGCGCGGCCTCGGCCGAGAGCGCGTCGCTGATCTGCGACAAGTCGTGCAGCGGAGCCAGCTGTGGCGGGATGACCGGGGTGCCTTCGGGAATCAGGGCCGGCCAGTCGAGTTCACGGGGTTCGGCGGCCCAACCGGCGGGTATGACGAACACCAGCGCCAGCAGGAGCACGGAAAGCGCGCCCCGTCTGTAGGCCCCGGCTCGTCGGCGAGCCCTGGCGACGAAGAAGCGATAAAAGTGCATGGGTACTCTCACAGGTGAATCGACAGGCCGTCGGCCAGCGACTGCCGGTAGGCGCGCCAGGCCGGCACGCTGCCCATCAGCAGTGCCGCCCCCAGGATGATGCCCAGCAGCGTCCACTCATGGGCGCTCGGCCACGCCAGCGGCAAGTAAAGCCCATAGTTGGCCTGCACGTAGCCCTGGGCCAGGGCGATCCCGGCATACAGCAACCCCAACCCGGCCGCGATGCCCGCCAGCGCCAGGGCCAGCGCCTCGAGCACCAGCAGCCCGGCAATATGCCACGGGCGCGCGCCCACCGAACGCAGGATGGCCATCTCACGGCGGCGTTCGTTGAGGCTGGTGAGGATCGCCGTGAGCATGCCGATCAGCCCGGTCAGCACCACGAACAGCGACACCACGAACAGCGCCTGCTCGGCGGTGCCCATCAGGCTCCACAGCTCCTGCAGGGCCACGCCGGGGAGGATCGCCAGCAGCGGCTCGCCGCGGTATTCGTTGATCTCGCGTTGCAGGCTGAAGGTGGCGATCTTGTTGTTCAGGCCGAGCATGAAGGCGGTGATGGCCGTGGGTTGCAGGTCCATCGTACGCGCCTGCTCGGCGCTGATGCGTCCGGCGCCGCGGGCCGGCACGCCGTTGTGCCAGTCGATGTGGATCGCTTCCATGCCGGCCAGGCTGATGTGCAGGGTGCGGTCCACCGGCGTGCCGGTGCGTTCGAGCACTCCGACGACGGTGAATGGTTTGTCGTCGTGCTTGACCAGGCTGATGGCGGCCACGCCATGGGCCAGCACCAGCTTGTCGCCGAGCTTGTAGTGCAGCGCTTCGGCGACTTCGGCACCGAGTACCACCTCGAACGGGTCGTCGGCGAAGGGGCGGCCTTGTTCCAGCGCCAGGTGTTGGCGCCGGCCGTACTGGTAGTGGCTGAAGTACTCGCCGGTGGTGCCCATCACCCGGTAGCCGCGGTGTGAGTCGCCCAGGGAGATGGGGATCGCCCATTTCACCCGTGGGTCCTTGGCGTAGTGCTCGTAGCTGTCCCAACGGATGTTGTTGGTGGCGTTGCCGATGCGAAACACCGAATACAGCAGCAGGTTCACCGACCCGGAGCGCGCGCCGACGATCAGGTCGGTGCCGCTGATGGTGCTGGCAAAGCTGGCGCGGGCCTCGGTGCGCACCCGCTCGACGGCCAGCAGCAGGCACACCGACAGGGCGATGGCGAACGCGGTGAGCAGGGCGGTGAAGCGGCGGTTGGCCAGGCTGGCCAGGGCAAGGCGGAGCAGGTACATCAGGCCTCCCGGGGCTTGGCGGCGCGATTGAGCTCGGCCAGGGACAGGTGTCGGTCGAACAGCGGCGCCAGGCTCTGGTCATGGCTGACGAACAGCAGGCTGGACCCGGCCGCGCGGCATTCGTCGAACAGCAGGCGGATGAACGCCTCGCGGGTGTCGGCGTCGAGCGCGGAGGTGGGCTCGTCGGCGATCACCAGTTCCGGCTGGCCGATCAGCGCACGGGCCGCGGCCACCCGTTGCTGCTGGCCGATCGACAGGCTGTCGGCGCGACGGGCGAGCAGGGCCGGGTCGTCCAGGCCCAGGTGCGCGAGCAGTTGCGCGGCGGCCTGGTCGACGCTGCCATGGCGCTGCCTGGCGCGGTCGGCGCGGCTTTTCGAGAAACGACAGGGTAGCTCGACGTTCTCGCGCACCGACAGAAACGGCAGCAGGTTGAACTGCTGGAAGATATAGCCGGTGTGGTCGACCCGGAAGCGGTCGCGTGCGCCCTGGCCCAACGCTGCCAGGTCTTGGCCGAGCAGCCTGATGCTGCCCTGGCCCGGGCGGTTCACACCGCCCAGCAGGCCGAGCAGGGTGGTCTTGCCGCTGCCGCTGGGGCCCTTGAGGAACAGCGCCTCGCCCGGCTCCAGGCGAAACGCCGGGATATCCAGCAGCGGCGCCTGGCCGGGCCAGGCGAACACCAGGTCATGCAACGCGATCAGCGGCTGGCTCATTCAGAACACAACCACGGCCTTGGCGGGCGTTGCTTCCAGGCCTTTCTGGCCGTTCGGGCCGATCAGTTGCACGTTGATTTTCTGGGTTTGCGGGAAGGTCTTGAACAGCGGCGCGAGGTCGATGCGGGTGAGCTTGTCGGGGTTGGCGCAAGTCAGTTGGTAATGGGCTTCGATGTCGGCGTGCTGGTGGCCTTGCGCCTGTTTGTCGGCAGCCTCGAAGAGCGGGCTCTCCAGCTCTTGGTTCTCCTCGGTGCAGCCGGCGGCCTGGGCCAGGCCGAATAGCTTCAGCGGTCGTTCCAGCTGCTGGCGCGCAGCGGCGACCTTGGCCTTGTCTGCATCGGTGCTGGCGACGTGCTCGAAGCCCACCAGGTTCATGGCCGGGCTGTCCAGCCCCAGTTCGAGGGTGGTGCCGTCGAGCACCACGTTGAGCTTGGCCACGCCGTGCTCATGGGCGCCAAGGGTGCCATGGTCATGATCATGGTCGTCGTGGGCATGGGCCACGGCCAGGGGAAGCAGGGCGAAGGGCAGGGCGAGCAGCAGACGACGCATGGACGGCTCCAGGGGCGGCTTGGAAAGATTTGGTAATGTTATAACAACTTTTATTTGCCTCGCCAGCCTGCCTGGCACA includes the following:
- a CDS encoding helix-turn-helix domain-containing protein, whose product is MGDHFAVNLKFACSHYRSISEVCRQLSINRAQFNKYLSGQSRPTAYNLKRIGDFFGVEDYELGLPHEQFARLIGARNPLAQAAQQSNPISELFKPLNDHVGNLSRYCGYYFEYSNCMSVPGSILVSLVHLREERERYLFERQERQERSSASDPHAEVRCRYLGAAFQLQDRLFLVDYESLTLNEMSQTILIPSFKSRISRLNGLKIGVSSGDRRNPACTRVVWEYLGEEINRINAFRQVRLYRPDDPRIDDDIRDRLSAGMISNGLFEIE
- a CDS encoding alpha/beta hydrolase — encoded protein: MDAASTIPQRSRWQFDEPAPGAEHFIDEAFAGYRQQARLLLPDSERAAPVFVVGGARSDFTRLNPLLYRLQRQGIGSLTGNLSGHSLASEPGAKDASLASNLQEALRFHRHLDARSDTVVGHSLGGAIALKLAAQRPSVRKLVLICPAVYPDAAHDAPFGPAFTEAIRKPFAFLDCDSYAFLRQFKGRVLLVIGEYDGLNSKVHGQGAGTSAGTRWLAGVERYSPIPEEVTHALLRSVPAPHVECLMLTDCDHGIAAHLRDRPEVADQVADAVSAFIL
- a CDS encoding sugar nucleotide-binding protein, with product MRMRLMLLGGGNALGQALIRLGAEEDIAFLAPRPPEGGWDPATLTLLLDEHRPDALVNLAYYFDWFQAESVSEQRLAQQERAVERLAELCQHHEIVLVQPSSYRVFDGSRATAYSEKDEPVPLGLRGQALWRIEQSVRATCPQHVLLRFGWLLDESLDGALGRFLTRAEQPQELLLADDRRGNPTPVDDAARVILSVLKQLDCKAPLWGTYHYAGNEATTPLALGQAILAEAVQWRQLAVQQPTAQAHAARPDASEEPQHAVLACKKILHTFGIKPRAWRAGLPPLLDRFYRHG
- a CDS encoding NAD-dependent epimerase/dehydratase family protein, with the translated sequence MADAPILITGGAGFIGSHLCDALLEKGYAVRILDDLSTGKRDNLQLGHPRLELLEGDVADAALVARAAAGCRAVVHLAAVASVQASVEDPVKTHQSNFIGTLNVCEAMRLNGVRRVLFASSAAVYGNNGEGQSIVEDTPKAPLTPYAVDKLASEQYLDFYRRQHGLEPVVFRFFNIFGPRQDPSSPYSGVISIFCERALGGQPITVFGDGEQTRDFLYVGDLVQVMVQALEQDAVEEGAVNIGLNQATSLNQLLAALEQVVGALPAVSHGPARSGDIRHSRADNTRLLARFDFPTPTPFAEGLARLLGKA
- a CDS encoding winged helix-turn-helix transcriptional regulator: MLDENNQQCPVARALEVIGDRWALMILRDTFDGLRRFSELQRNLGLAKNILAARLKLLVEAGLLAQQPASDGSAYKEYVLTEKGRSVFPIVVGLRQWGERFLFAEGESRSQLVDDRGQPLETLEVRAKDGRALGPDNCHRRVVRHS
- a CDS encoding MFS transporter, coding for MTTQTPVAPRITRGLTLLLAIACALAVATVYLAQPLLESMTVSLGVPIGQAGLVVGATQVGYAVGLLLLVPLGDLLDRKRLILGQLLCSTMALLGVAFSQHWLVLLGAMAMVGLMAVVVQVMVAHAATLATPTQQGQVVGSVTSGVVLGILLARLVAGVTADLLGWRGVYFAAAGLGLLMVLLLGWRLPVARPLVARQRYGALLGSTFRLYRNDPLLRRRGVLALLVFAAFSTLWSAMVLPLSTAPLALDHTRIGLFGLAGLAGALAASRAGRLADRGLGQRTTGLALGLLTLSWLPSAFLEQSLLALVMGVLMLDLAVQAVHVTNQSLLLKGRGEMASRLIGAYMCCYSIGSGLGAVVATWVYGRWGWGAVCGLGAGVSALAWCCWLMQLCSCRSQLAGER
- a CDS encoding OmpW/AlkL family protein, encoding MNKSLLSASLVALALAAPVAHAHQAGDFILRSGAITTAPNENSGDLKLDGAKVSGTKATLDSDTQLGLAFAYMLTDHIGLELLAATPFKHTVGVKGLGAGLDGKLADIKQLPPTLSLQYYPMEPTSKFQPYAGVGINYTLFFDEDLSSNRKAQGFSNMKLQDSIGIAGQLGMDYMITDNLLFNAAVWYVDIDTKATIDGPSALGVGKTKVDVDVDPWVYMVGIGYKF
- a CDS encoding DUF3299 domain-containing protein produces the protein MHFYRFFVARARRRAGAYRRGALSVLLLALVFVIPAGWAAEPRELDWPALIPEGTPVIPPQLAPLHDLSQISDALSAEAAPAARQQAPNAPVVKALDGQPVKIPGYIVPLEVSDEGRTTEFLLVPYYGACIHVPPPPSNQIVHIFSEMGVRVEDLYQPYWIEGTMQVKASSSELADAGYQMEAEKIYAYELK
- a CDS encoding ABC transporter permease, whose product is MYLLRLALASLANRRFTALLTAFAIALSVCLLLAVERVRTEARASFASTISGTDLIVGARSGSVNLLLYSVFRIGNATNNIRWDSYEHYAKDPRVKWAIPISLGDSHRGYRVMGTTGEYFSHYQYGRRQHLALEQGRPFADDPFEVVLGAEVAEALHYKLGDKLVLAHGVAAISLVKHDDKPFTVVGVLERTGTPVDRTLHISLAGMEAIHIDWHNGVPARGAGRISAEQARTMDLQPTAITAFMLGLNNKIATFSLQREINEYRGEPLLAILPGVALQELWSLMGTAEQALFVVSLFVVLTGLIGMLTAILTSLNERRREMAILRSVGARPWHIAGLLVLEALALALAGIAAGLGLLYAGIALAQGYVQANYGLYLPLAWPSAHEWTLLGIILGAALLMGSVPAWRAYRQSLADGLSIHL
- a CDS encoding ABC transporter ATP-binding protein, encoding MSQPLIALHDLVFAWPGQAPLLDIPAFRLEPGEALFLKGPSGSGKTTLLGLLGGVNRPGQGSIRLLGQDLAALGQGARDRFRVDHTGYIFQQFNLLPFLSVRENVELPCRFSKSRADRARQRHGSVDQAAAQLLAHLGLDDPALLARRADSLSIGQQQRVAAARALIGQPELVIADEPTSALDADTREAFIRLLFDECRAAGSSLLFVSHDQSLAPLFDRHLSLAELNRAAKPREA
- a CDS encoding DUF2796 domain-containing protein is translated as MRRLLLALPFALLPLAVAHAHDDHDHDHGTLGAHEHGVAKLNVVLDGTTLELGLDSPAMNLVGFEHVASTDADKAKVAAARQQLERPLKLFGLAQAAGCTEENQELESPLFEAADKQAQGHQHADIEAHYQLTCANPDKLTRIDLAPLFKTFPQTQKINVQLIGPNGQKGLEATPAKAVVVF